Proteins encoded in a region of the Xylocopa sonorina isolate GNS202 chromosome 11, iyXylSono1_principal, whole genome shotgun sequence genome:
- the LOC143428906 gene encoding uncharacterized protein LOC143428906 has product MASEVFLGSGGTFHRALMFMLKLGWQSRFRLPMLVVIVLVAMDFRLQLEIEFENNPEQHNHL; this is encoded by the coding sequence ATGGCATCCGAGGTCTTTTTGGGAAGCGGTGGAACTTTTCATCGAGCATTAATGTTTATGCTCAAACTTGGCTGGCAATCACGGTTTCGTCTGCCAATGCTTGTAGTCATTGTACTTGTTGCTATGGATTTTAGACTTCAGTtggaaattgaatttgaaaataaTCCTGAACAACATAATCATTTGTGA
- the LOC143429050 gene encoding uncharacterized protein LOC143429050 — translation MQLTSCFGFYSLKAGTLFTGVLGIILSIISLVLIFTLNVEWKTILIDVVDQSIVRIIFAINLCMTILISLLLIIGALKRNTFMMLPWVVLGLILAIGLLVSVIYTSIMFFVNQLVINGILWLVVGLIAIVIYTYLWLVVYSYFQQLRYDKLNSRIGPYGRPYNYRRP, via the exons ATGCAGCTGACGTCGTGCTTCGGTTTTTACTCGCTAAAAGCGGGGACACTGTTCACTGGGGTTTTAGGCATA ATTCTGTCCATCATCTCGCTGGTATTGATCTTCACTCTGAACGTCGAATGGAAAACGATACTGATCGACGTGGTGGACCAGAGTATCGTCAGGATCATTTTCGCGATAAACCTCTGCATGACTATACTGATCTCGCTGTTGCTCATAATAGGCGCCCTCAAG AGAAATACGTTCATGATGCTACCATGGGTGGTTCTAGGCCTGATCTTAGCAATTGGCCTATTAGTGAGCGTTATCTACACGTCCATCATGTTCTTCGTGAATCAATTAGTAATTAATGGTATTTTGTGGCTTGTCGTCGGTTTGATAGCAATTG taatcTACACGTACTTGTGGCTGGTTGTGTATAGTTACTTCCAACAGCTGAGGTACGACAAACTGAATAGTAGAATAGGTCCATACGGAAGGCCGTACAATTATCGACGACCCTGA
- the LOC143429353 gene encoding uncharacterized protein LOC143429353 — MFLHAQGRAFVFIISMTSNFVYLVILIIISGLVARISSRTVDSEELINNIQRPAIQTYSYPAMTKSVHDNSNENDGTFCLIEYQVTRKRTGKCMKLGHDVTGCVSGDYMDPFHPDCF; from the exons ATGTTTCTTCACGCCCAAGGAAGAGCTTTCGTATTTATTATTAGCAT GACATCAAACTTTGTTTATCTCGtcattttaattataatttcgGGTCTCGTGGCGAGGATTTCATCAAGAACAGTAGACTCGGAGGAACTGATAAATAACATTCAAAGACCCGCGATCCAAACGTATAGTTATCCAGCTATG ACCAAATCGGTGCATGACAACTCGAATGAAAATGATGGCACATTCTGTCTAATAGAATATCAAGTT ACCAGGAAGAGGACAGGCAAATGCATGAAATTGGGCCACGATGTGACCGGTTGCGTTTCCGGCGATTACATGGACCCTTTCCACCCCGACTGCTTCTAA
- the LOC143429076 gene encoding LOW QUALITY PROTEIN: UPF0764 protein C16orf89 homolog (The sequence of the model RefSeq protein was modified relative to this genomic sequence to represent the inferred CDS: inserted 2 bases in 1 codon) yields MRTLGRLTSVCVVLLFYGFLPWSSGKFSPEDFEKKLVALYKVIDYIRQRPGQMNADVTFSLTIVEGEYLLFFVTLLSCRFLNKIXVIQTANVAATLLHENVRYLGNQYRRALMFILKLSDSIRRCLLQKITPESEDVELLHKTLNYPALWMKEISWRRGALRKARINPNLTYRDVQELVMQGTPKEDESDRCLAEIVRNRLNADNKILGLCLDILTSQGPSRVRGYPLTHRLLLVQIAKAMKCDEGFASSELILSYCSAILQDLIDVETAGFPYQTPDLMLEQVVLCGMEGFLEFTGEHYERLVLNWSHPGGCFSSFGNTFHKNGTTRVSRRASLQTDFGCDSHATGLAAAALSLFIRENLENIEQSEE; encoded by the exons ATGAGAACGTTAGGAAGGCTCACTAGCGTTTGCGTAGTTCTGCTTTTCTATGGCTTCCTGCCATGGAGCAGTGGAAAATTTTCTCCAGAGGATTTTG AAAAAAAGTTAGTTGCGCTTTATAAGGTGATCGATTATATTCGTCAAAGACCTGGCCAAATGAACGCTGACGTTACGTTTTCCCTTACTATCGTAGAAGGTGAATATTTGCTATTCTTCGTTACACTGCTTTCCTGCAGATTCTTAAATAAAAT TGTCATTCAAACAGCTAATGTGGCTGCTACCCTTTTACACGAGAATGTACGATACCTAGGAAATCAGTATAGAAGGGCTCTGATGTTCATTTTAAAACTCTCCGACTCGATTCGTCGATGCTTGTTACAGAAAATTACTCCAGAGAGCGAAGACGTCGAACTTC TTCACAAAACCTTAAATTATCCTGCTTTATGGATGAAAGAGATATCATGGCGACGTGGCGCTCTGAGAAAGGCGAGAATCAACCCCAACTTGACTTATCGAGATGTACAGGAATTGGTGATGCAAGGAACACCTAAAGAGGATGAAAGCGATCGATGTCTCGCTGAAATTGTTCGGAACAGATTGAATGCAGATAATAAAATTCTTGGTTTGTGTCTCGACATATTGACCAGTCAAGGACCCAGCCGAGTAAGGGGATATCCACTTACTCATCGTCTGTTGCTCGTTCAAATTGCCAAGGCG ATGAAATGCGACGAAGGATTTGCATCCTCAGAATTAATACTCTCCTACTGTTCTGCTATACTTCAAGACCTGATCGACGTCGAGACAGCTGGATTTCCTTACCAAACGCCGGATTTAATGCTGGAACAAG TTGTTTTGTGCGGCATGGAGGGCTTCCTCGAGTTCACTGGCGAGCACTACGAACGATTGGTGTTAAACTGGTCTCACCCTGGCGGATGCTTCAGTTCCTTCGG AAATACATTTCACAAGAACGGAACAACGCGCGTGTCACGAAGAGCTTCGTTGCAAACGGACTTTGGTTGCGACAGTCACGCTACTGGTCTAGCTGCTGCCGCACTTTCTTTATTCATTCGCGAAAATTTGGAGAACATAGAACAATCTGAGGAGTAA